From one Melioribacteraceae bacterium genomic stretch:
- a CDS encoding DUF255 domain-containing protein, whose product MFKNIFFFMTLILFTSVSANELKWLSLEEAVKIAEKENKTILIDFYTDWCGWCKKMDKETYTDKGIIKILNANFVVVKINPEKQGTVKLKSGEMSYRELANEVGVRGYPATVFFTPDFKFIELVSGYFDPENMKTVLNFMEEQKYNSISFQDYRLFTEVKKLSTAQKDNPKYDFILGYFHLTFFNEYEKAHARFQKALNKDLKSKELYAALSLSTPNNSESTNKWLEQAKKLGYKDKSEIDDLVVTYVREIFAKN is encoded by the coding sequence ATGTTTAAAAATATATTCTTTTTTATGACATTAATTTTATTTACATCAGTCAGCGCAAACGAATTAAAATGGTTAAGTTTAGAAGAGGCAGTGAAAATTGCCGAAAAAGAAAACAAGACTATACTCATAGATTTTTATACCGATTGGTGCGGCTGGTGTAAAAAGATGGATAAAGAAACTTATACTGACAAAGGCATAATAAAAATATTGAACGCAAATTTTGTCGTGGTAAAGATCAATCCGGAGAAACAAGGAACAGTTAAACTCAAAAGTGGTGAGATGTCTTATAGAGAATTAGCCAATGAAGTCGGTGTTCGAGGTTATCCGGCAACAGTATTTTTTACACCGGATTTCAAATTTATCGAGTTAGTCAGTGGATATTTCGATCCTGAGAATATGAAAACTGTATTAAACTTTATGGAAGAACAAAAATATAATTCAATTTCATTTCAGGATTATAGACTATTTACGGAAGTTAAAAAATTATCAACCGCTCAAAAAGATAATCCAAAATATGATTTTATCCTCGGATATTTTCATTTAACATTTTTTAATGAATATGAAAAAGCACATGCAAGATTTCAAAAAGCCCTTAATAAAGATCTAAAATCAAAAGAATTATATGCGGCGCTTTCTTTGTCAACACCAAATAATTCTGAATCAACTAATAAATGGTTAGAACAAGCTAAAAAGCTCGGTTATAAAGATAAGTCTGAAATTGATGATCTGGTTGTAA